One genomic segment of Mytilus trossulus isolate FHL-02 chromosome 4, PNRI_Mtr1.1.1.hap1, whole genome shotgun sequence includes these proteins:
- the LOC134716110 gene encoding uncharacterized protein LOC134716110: MPFGTSTGWAKWAFVIMCIAPILFIVGFATNYWMQNDSTTVTSVGLWKAQTCTSGTCDTQSVPSSYKNDNFRATQAFEIMALIMFLVTPVFLGIYVFAAGARTYNYAVFCMVMCFVTAALLFTGSVLWIFALLTNFSIAWSYGLTLVALILAIIAGILFVPEVQNFNYFYGHYEDEYDSYYEKKSRISPSNYTKNYSPRQPRYARNIDSPPSTSSTSGSGRTISTSMSNSTTYDSMPQPMAVDNPNTLKVNNVNSLQNSRPTFNDVSAIKLQRDQVF, encoded by the exons ATGCCCTTTGGGACATCAACTGGTTGGGCCAAATGGGCCTTTGTGATAATGTGTATTGCTCCTATCTTATTCATAGTAGGTTTTGCAACCAATTACTGGATGCAAAATGACAGTACAACGGTGACTAGTGTCGGTTTGTGGAAAGCTCAGACGTGTACATCGGGGACTTGTGATACTCAAAGTGTACCATCATCTTATAAAAATG ATAACTTCAGAGCCACCCAAGCTTTTGAGATAATGGCGTTGATTATGTTTCTTGTGACCCCAGTTTTTTTAGGGATATATGTCTTCGCTGCAGGAGCCCGAACATACAATTATGCTGTGTTTTGTATGGTCATGTGTTTTGTAACAG CTGCTTTGTTATTTACCGGAAGTGTCCTTTGGATATTTGCACTTTTGACGAATTTTTCCATCGCTTGGTCTTATGGATTAACATTGGTGGCTCTCATTTTGGCCATAATAGCCGGTATTCTATTTGTTCCGGAAGTTCagaattttaattacttttatgGTCACTATGAAGATGAGTATGATTCTTACTACGAAAAAAAGTCACGAATATCTCCAAgtaattatacaaaaaattattCGCCTCGTCAACCAAGATATGCCAGAAATATTGATTCGCCGCCTTCAACATCGTCCACTTCTGGTTCCGGTAGGACTATTTCAACAAGCATGAGCAATTCAACAACTTATGACAGCATGCCTCAGCCAATGGCTGTAGATAACCCAAACACACTAAAGGTTAACAACGTTAACAGCTTGCAAAATTCACGTCCAACTTTTAACGATGTCTCAGCTATCAAACTTCAACGAGACCAAGTGTTTTAG